A window of Mucilaginibacter robiniae genomic DNA:
CTGTTTTTTACTTGGATTTATTCATCTATAAACATTAGTTTGTAATCTACTTTTCTCGATTGTTTACTATAGAAGTATCATATTTTCAAACAATCATCTTTCAAAAGAAAGTAGATTAAATCGACCAAATATCTTGTTAATCAGTAAACAGCTTCGCCATTCCGCTTACATCGGGCACTTTTTTTTTAACTTAATGATAAACTGCGTAAGCTTTTTAAACTCATAGTTATTTACCATTTGATTATAAATTTACGCCAAACTATTACCATCGCAAAACAGAACACAGAAGTTGTGTACCCATTGTATAATTATGAGAAAATATAGTATATTGAATTTTAAACACTGAGAAATAAGAGAAAGAACCAACAAAGTCATATCTCTTCAATAATCATATTACAATTACAAGGTTCCATATTAGTATATAAATCAGCGTTAAACAACAAAATCATATGCTTACATTGCAACATATCTAAAACATTCCTTACACACATTATTTTTTGAAAGGTTAAACCTTGTACACTTATTCTCATAATGCTTTACTTGTAATACTCAGGTCCTAGATTGCCTTTCTCTAAACTTTAACTGAAATACGTATGTACTGAATGCTTATTAAAAGATAAGCCTAACGGCATAAGTTCTTTGTTAAAACTATAGTATGTCAAATGCTTTTTGTAGGTATTTAAAAGATTTTAGCATCATACATAAAATGCCTATTAGGTTAATCCTAATAGGCATTTTCTTCACCATTAATGATGTTAGCAACAGTTAAGTATATAATCTTTACATCCAGCGTAACGGACCAGTTATCTAAATACCACAAATCATAATCAACCCTTTTCTTCATTTGTGGTATTTCTTTAGTCTCACCCCTATAACCATTAACCTGAGCCCATCCGGTTATACCTGGTTTTAAGTAGTGGCGAGCCATATACCGGTCAATCAAATTTCGATACTGTTCTGTATGCTTTAACATGTGTGGCCTCGGCCCTACCACACTCATATCACCCAAAAAAACATTAAAGAATTGCGGAAGCTCATCCAAGCTTGATTTTCGTAAAAACCGGCCAAAAGGTGTAATACGATCATCGTTTTTACTGGCTTGCTTCTGATCGGCAGTTTGGTTTACACGCATGCTCCTAAATTTGTAGCACCAGAATTCGTCATTGTTTCTGCCGCTACGCAATTGTTTAAACAATACGGGCCCCGGACTTTGGCATTTAATAATAAGCGCCAGTATAGGATATAGCCAACTTAATATGAAAATAATTACCATACTGCTAAACACTAAATCAAACAACCTTTTTATAAAACGACTCTGCATCTCTTCAATCCGAGCCGCATGAGGATTTATTGCCGAAAGTGTATTTTTGGTAAAAGAGTAACTATAATCAGGCACCAAGCATAATCTTATGCATTGATTATGCGCTTCTTTAATGAGTTCTTCTATGTCAGCCATCCTCCTGTCGGGCGTTAGGGCAACATATACTTCATTTATTCCATTGTCAGCAGCTTTTCTGATTTGCTCCCGAGTATCTGCCAAACTTACTGGCGTTTCGTCCATCATTAAGCATTCATGCTCATCTAAAAAACGATTCAAGTTGTATTTGGCATTTTTGCTTTTTAAAAAGCTAGCAAGCTGTGCACTGTTTGGTGTTATACCCAACAGTGCAATAGGCTTCTTAAACTTAAACCGTTGTTTTAATAATGGTTCTACTATATGGTAACTCAGCTGGCTAAATATCAAATGTAAGTTTAACAGCAAGCAAAGCAGAAGCAAAAAGAGGTAAACTGCCTGTAATTGGTTAGTCATTAAAATAATGGTACCTAACCACAATACATGCATCACACCGCACTTCCACCGTAAGGCAAAAAGCGTTTTTGAGCTAAATACTGTTTTTTTATGATATAAGTGTAAACAGCTTGCGCTTATTACCCATAGTAAGTTGTTAGCAATTAGTAGTTGTAAATAGTTTGTTAGTACAAAATGGTGTTGTATTTGGCTAGTAAAATAATAAGCCATCAAAAAGACTATGTTTATACATACAAAATCAACACCACCCAGTACAAATCGTAACGTGTATAAATAACGGTTTTGCATAGTAGTAGATAATTAACGTAGGTTTAAACCAGCTCTCTTAATATAGATCAGGTACCATCAGCGTACATTAAGCTTTATTAAGCAGGCAAATCCTCTTTTTCCTTTTGTTTAAGGAGGAAGTCCTGGTAAGCGAGTTGGATGCCTTGCGGCAGTTCAATGGTGTGGTGCCAGCCCCATTCATGCAGCTTAGACACGTCCATGAGCTTACGCGGGGCACCATCAGGCTTGCTGGTATCCAAACTGATCGAGCCCTCATAGCCCACCACCTGACTCACTAACTCGGCCAGCTCCCGAATGCTGATATCCTCGCCCGTGCCGATGTTTACCAGTCCCGGCTCATTGTAGTGCTCCATCAGGTAATAACAAGCAGCTGCCAGATCATCGGCAAACAAAAACTCTCTGCGCGGTGTACCCGTACCCCAAATTACCACTTCTTGCAGCCCCTGCTCTTTGGCTTCATGAAACCTTCTGATCATCGCCGGCAGTACATGCGAGTTCTGCGGATGGTAGTTGTCATTATAGCCATACAAGTTGGTGGGCATCACTGAGATGTAGTTACACCCGTACTGTGCCCGGTAAGCATCGCACAGCTTAATGCCGGCAATCTTGGCAATGGCATACGGCTCGTTGGTTTCCTCCAACAGGCCCGTCAGCAGATACGCTTCTTTGAGCGGCTGCGGGGCTAACTTGGGGTAAATGCAGCTCGAACCTAAAAACATCAGCTTTTTGACGCCTTGCAGATACGAGGCATGAATGATGTTGTTTTGAATCTGCAAGTTGTCATACAAGAACTCGCCCCGGTAGGTGTTGTTGGCCACAATGCCGCCCACCTTGGCCGCAGCCAAAAACACGTACTCGGGCTGCTCGCGGGCAAAAAAGTCCTGCACCTGCTGCTGGTTTCTTAAGTCCAGCTCTGAGGAGGTGCGTGTAATAAGGTGTTGGTAGCCCTCGGCCTGCAGCTTGCGCACAATAGCCGAGCCGACCATGCCGCGATGTCCGGCAATGTATATCTTTGCTCCTTTTTCCATAGCTTGGTATCTAACGCTTTAACGTGAGTGGAATAGTGACTAAAAAAAGGATAGCTTATTCGTACTGGTTTTTGATCTTGTAGCCGGAATCCTTCAGCAGCTTTTCTTTCTGGAACAGCTCCACATCGGCATCTACCATCTCGCTTACCAACGCTTGCAGGTCATACTTTGGCTTCCAGCCCAGCTGGGTTTGGGATTTGGTCGGATCACCAATCAGCAAATCCACTTCGGTTGGGCGGAAGTACTTAGGATCTACCGCAACCACTTCGGTGCCTTCTTCTATCTGGTAGTCCGGGTTAGTGCAGCTTACTACATAGCCTTTCTCGCTCGCACCTTCGCCGCGGAAGGTCACCTCGATGCCAACGCGCTCAAAAGCTAGGCGGACAAACTCCCGTACACGGGTGGTCACACCGGTGGCAATCACGAAGTCTTCGGGTTTCTCTTGTTGCAGGATCAGATACATGGCCTCTACATAGTCTTTGGCATGTCCCCAGTCGCGCTGTGCATCCAAGTTGCCCAAGTATAGCTTATCTTGTAAGCCCATAGCAATCTTCGCTACCGCACGGGTGATCTTACGGGTCACGAAGGTTTCGCCACGCAGCGGGCTTTCGTGGTTAAACAAAATACCATTGCAAGCATACATGTTGTAAGCTTCCCGATAATTCACAGTAATCCAGTAGCCGTACAGCTTAGCTACGGCATAAGGCGAACGCGGGTAGAACGGCGTAGTTTCGGATTGTGGCACGGCCTGCACCAGTCCGTATAGCTCCGAGGTAGAAGCCTGATAGATGCGGGTCTTTTCCGTTAAGCCCAATAGGCGTACCGCTTCCAGGATGCGCAGCGTACCGATACCATCGGCATTGGCGGTGTACTCCGGCGTATCAAAGCTTACCTTCACGTGCGACATGGCACCCAGGTTATAGATCTCATCGGGTTGTACCTGCTGAATAATGCGGATCAGATTGGTCGAGTCGGACAGATCCCCAAAGTGCAGCACCATGCGCGGGTTACCCTCATGCGGATCCTGGTACAAGTGGTCAATGCGGTCGGTGTTGAACAAAGAAGACCTACGCTTGATGCCATGCACCTCATAGCCCTTTTCCAATAACAACTCCGTTAAGTAGGCCCCATCCTGACCCGTGATCCCGGTAACTATCGCTTTTTTCATCGTCTAATATTTTAATGTGAATGATTTAAATTATTAATATGTGTTTTGTAAGTTGAATATAAAATCTGTTAAGCTTTTCAAGTTGATGCTATCAAAGCTTGAAGTAACTGTTTAATGATTTATTAAGTTAGTTATGGATTAGACTTGAACGTTTGTTTGGTTTTATTTTTAACCAGCAACATAACAAATGCAGGCCCATAATATAGGTATCGCTTCCACATACGTTTAGGTTCAGCTACCAGCCTACCTAACCACTCCAATCCAAATCTGATCCATATACTTGGTGGCCGCTCAATAGTACCTGCATAGAAATCAAACACAGCACCTATTGATCCGATTACTTTAGTATTTAATAAAGCTTTATGAGCATGAATCCATTTTTCTTGCTTTGGTGCAGTCATTCCAATAAACAATACATCGGGCTGAAAATTATTAACGGCTGCAATCATATCATTGCTATCTTGCTCCGTAAATTCAGGTTTGTAAGGCGGAGAATACGTTTCAACTCTGATGTTAGGGTATTCTTCTTTTATACGCTCCCTGATTTTAGATAATGTATTTTCGGATGACCCCAGGTAAAAGCAAGAACCAGATTGTTCGTTCATCTTTTCCAGCATATAATGATGAAAATCAGCACCAGCAATCTTTTTAATATTCTGACGATTTAGAAAGCTAGATGCCACCGTAATGCCAACACCATCAGGCAGCAACACATCAGACTCCATTAAAGCAGCTTTAAAAGTTTCATCTTTTTCGGCCATACAATAAGAGTACTGATTAATTGTATTAACTACAGTTTTTTTATGAAGAGAAATATCTATTAGGGAACCATTAAACAAAGGATATCCCATACAAACTGTGGTTGAGTTCATAGCAACTATTTTTTAGATGAAAACTGTTATGTGAAAATGAATATCGTTATAAGGTATGGCTCTTCACTAAAGTCACGAATATTTAGTAGCCGATATCTTTAAGATATAGTATGTGCAACTTTTATGCACTTAAAGCTTGTTGTTTATATATATTAAGGTACTGATTAAACACACGGTCTGAAAAGAGTTGCACAGCAACTTCACGAGCCTTATTCGAAACTTGTTGATGATAATTAGGTAAAGCAAGATGTAACAATGCTAGCGTAATCTCATTTACTTTTTTAACATTAACCAATTCTCCACCTCCGTTTTTCAGCACTGATGAAACTTCTCCTCTGTGCTTGCCGGCAATTACTGGTACCCCCAAGGCCATGGCCTCGATTAATGCTGTCGGACATGGTTTTTCTAAAGAGGTGTGTAAAAATACTTTTGCAGAATTTAAAGCTATTTTTAATTCATAGCTTGACACTTCACCATGAAAATAAATAGGAGCTTGAATGTTGCTTTTTTTACACCAAAGATCAACATCCTGACCAACGCCGCAACCCGCACCATATAAATGCAATTGAGCAGATGGCTGATAATTATTAAAAGCTATAAATGCTTCTATCCCTCTAGCTATATCACCGTGCTTGTAAAAACCTTCATTAATCATGATAACATTAATCTGTGTATCCATTCGTGTCTGATTAAGCTATTGTTATATTATGTACTTCTGAAACCTTTGCCTCATTATTAAGTAGCTTAGCCTTGACAATGCGAGAGGCATGCTACATGATAATGAATCCTCATACATTAAATATTTAATGCAGATAAAAGGCTAACTCAAACTTCAAACAGGTTACTGTGAAATATAGCTTCGCCATTCCGGTTACATCGGTATTCATTTTCAAAAGAGATTTACAATATTCTTTTGCCTATATATTTATAAGTGAATATTATGATTAACTCTTATGACAAATTTACGTTAGGACCGTAATAATAAAAACAAATACCAGATGTTGTGCAGTAAATGTAAATTTATGTGAAATAAGCACCAGGATAGACTGTATTAGTAGCTTACAGCCGCTTTTACATGTGAATAAATGCACATTCAGCTATAAGCAACAACTTGATAAATGATACATTTTTTAAATGAAAAAAGCTTTTTTTGCCAATACTTTCATTAAAATACAGGTTTTGCTAATAATATTAAAATCTATTTTTTCCCTTTAGAAACAATTAAAATGACTAAAAATGGATATATTTTTATGCAATCCATTGCACAGTAAACAAGTTTACCCATTTAGCAATCTATTCTAAACGTATAAATAATATATACTTCATCGTGTAGTACTTATATCCATAATAAGAGCCTACAATTAGGAACTATTAATTTATTAACCTTAATACATTCTCTATAAACACACATCTATTAGAAGCATATTTTTAAGAGAAGATTTGCATTATTTAACAACTAAACTATAAGGGAGGCGATTAAATTTGGCATCAGTAAATTAGTACCATACAATTACTATATAGATCAACCAGGCAGAGCGTTAACATTGCTACAACTAGAAGCCTTGAATGGTATAAAACATGTTTAATGACACTTACAACATTTAAGATAAACAATGCGCATTGTTTATCTTCGAAATTCTACTAGAAATTAATGCAGCTATATATAGGTGTAGTTGCATAATAAAACAATGTTCAGTATTTTGAATATTACTTGTTATTTACCTTAAAATAGTAGCAAACATAAAAGAGACAATCCGAGCAGATATGTTGTAAACCAACAATGGTTTACGTAAATCAACCAACATTCTACTAATCCAATTTTACAACACGTTATTTCGTATAAATAATATAAGATCGTTTAGCTATCTGGCATTTTCAATTCCAGTGTTTTTTGCATAAGACGTATCTTTATATATTCAACTTTTATAACTTTCGTATTATTATAATTTACAACCTTTAATAACCGCTACACTATCACAGGTTCACATCACTTCTATTTTACAGCAACCTAAAAGTAACTTCTCTAAAAGTCACTATAATCATTCCCAATACTTCCCAGTTAGCCACATTAACATACACATAATGCGATATGAGCTTTTGTAAACAGAATAATATTTAACTTAGTGTTACAATATCAGTTTACCATACGCTTAAAAAAATAAATCAATTAGAAAATATATATAACATAATTATATAACTCCATATCAGTCTGGTTATTTAAGAAGTGTTTTGTAAAGCAGAATAATTTCATATGCCAAACGACTAATAATGGTAAGTTAGAGATTAATTACATTATTTTTCACTTGGTTTATTGGTTAGTTTCAACAATAGTTTGAATGAAGACAGTAGATAGCACATATAAATTAAAAGCCATTGAGAGAAGATGGATGGTTGTTTACACACGATCCAAGTGGGAAAAAAAGGTTGATAGATTATTAAGCGATCAGGGAATTGCCTCTTATTGCCCGGTGGTTAAAAGCCAAAGAAAATGGGCTGATCGTACAAAGATTGTTGAAATGCCTTTATTTAATTCATATGTGTTTGTTTATGCAACTCTGCAGGAGCAAAACACAATTTTACAAACCCCTGGTGTATTAAACTTTGTAGTACATTGTAATAAACCAGTTTTATTGGAAAATACCGAAATAACAAGAATCCATTCTATTGTTAAAGATTACGTAGATATAGAAACTGTAAATCTTAACTTATTAAACGTTGGTAATAACGTTAAAATTAACAACGGGCCCCTATTAAATCATTATGGTAAGGTTGTACAGCTACAAGGTAAATCAGTATTAATGGTGATGGAAAAATTAGGCTGCGCCTTAATTGTTAAAGTTCCTTATGATCATGTTATAGGAAATACCAGCACTAATCTTATTACAGCTAAAGCATAAACCATATAAGTTTTCATCACTACTGAATTGTATAAAAGATATATTATAAGATAATTACACTATGAACAAACACTACGGTCAAATTGTAGAAAGAATAATCAGACGCAACGGTTATAGCATAAGTGAGCTTGCGCGTTTGATGAATGTTAACCGTCGGTCTGTATATAACTGGTTTAATCAGAAACGTCTAAAATCTGATATCATTTACCGAATATCTACAGTTTTAAATTATGATTTTTCGGTTGAGTTTCCAGAACTATTCACATCTGAAGATTTTCACAAAAACAATAATGAAGTAAAATCACAGAAAAATGATGTTGAGAGTAGTGAAGATCAGTCTAGCCAAATAAAATGGAAAGACAAATACATTACCCTGCTAGAGAGATACAACGAACTATTAGCCAATAATCTCAACGTTAACTCGAGAAAACTTTAAATTTTCAGAAACGTCAATTGTACCACAACGACGATTACAGTATTTCTGATACTAGCAAACTTTACCAAATCGACTGAGAAGTTATAGAGAGAGGGTTTTACAATAAATTACTAGTATAGTAAAACCAATGTACAACCCTTTAATTTTGCCATTATTTACTGTTTAAAATAATCAACAGTAAATAATTCTATGTCTAAAATTTAATGATGTATTTATAATTTACTCAAACCTACTTTTATCTATTTAACTATATCAAGTCAACTGTACGACAAAGAGAAAAGCTCGTGAATAAATGCTCTTTGATTTGATAATCTGTATATTCCAACTATTTACTTGATGGATTAACCTAGCTATTAGCATAGTCCAGCTTTTTATTCTCATTTCTTACAACTAAAATGTTTATTAAAGTTGCTAAATGAGAAATTTTATGAGCTTTAATTTAACAAGTATTTCTCACAAAGAACTTTAATTTAGTATTATTAATCCGTTACTAAAGCTTTATAAAAGCTGCGATCAATTATAATACGAATATATGCTAAACAACAATGGTATAAACCGAATCTATGTAGTAGGTAATTTACTTGAAAATGCCATTAATAATGTATCAAGTAGCCATGCAGATGTAGTTCAATTTCCTTTGTTAATTACAGAATCATATGTAAAGCAAGGTGTTAAAAAAGAATTTGAGCAAGTATTCGACATAATGATTCCAAGATCAGCTTTATATACTAATATTGAAAACTTTGTAAAAGGGCGTATGATTCATTTGGAAGGCAGAATTCAAACACACTCAGTTATAGACCAGCAAGGCACCAAGAGTTATATAACCCAGATATTGGCACACAAATATTCTTTCTTGAATTAATTAACGCCCGCGTATGCATTGTTGGTAAGTAGCATAGTAAAAACTTGTTGCTTCACTATTTGCTGCTCTATTTTACTACACTGTGATCTAAGATTAAATACTGAAGCCATGATTGTTTCTTTTTCATTTGCATTCATTGGCGTTTTGTAGTACGCGTAAGTAAGCTCATGAATCTCATCCTTAAGATTGTCATGTTTCATCTGTAATTCGTGTAAACGTTCCATCAAAATCTAATACTTATACCTTTTATACGGTACGTTTCTAAAAAAGATACATGCTTTTTTTATAAAAAAAACACACCTCTAAAACATATAGTTTGAGAGGTGCATTTTTGATGAAGAGAAATTTTCACAGAAGTAAGAGCACCCTTAATTAATTTATGAGTTGCTCAATTTTATTTAATACAGCCATTCATAACCTGCTTTATATTTGATAGCTACTAAAGCCAACGGAGGTAATATAAGCAATATTGAGTTCTTTTTGCCATGAAGAGGAATTGGATAGCTTTCTAATGCTGGTTCATTCAGCACATCGCTACCACCGTATTTTAAATTATCTGAATTAAATACTTCGGTATATATTCCAACTTGTGGCACGCCAATGCGATAGTTTTCTCGAACAACAGGTGTTAGGTTAGCTACCAATATCAACTGTTCATCTTGGTTCTCACCTTTTCGTATCCAAGATATAACACTGTTTTTACTATCATCTGCATCAAGCCATTCAAATCCGTTTGGTGAAAAGTTATTTTCATACAAAGCCGGATATTCCTGATATAATTTATTAAGGTCAGTGATTAGCTTTTGAATACCCTGATGATGAGCATCCTGACTTTCATGCCAATCTAAGCTATAGTCGTGCTGCCACTCATGATGTTGAGCAAACTCACCTCCCATAAAAATTAGTTTAGCACCAGGATGTCCGTACATATAACTATATAACAGACGCAAGTTTGCAAACTTTTGCCAACGGTCGCCTGGCATTTTATCAATTAAAGAGTGCTTGCCATAAACTACTTCATCATGAGATAACGGCAGTACAAATTTTTCGCTAAAAGCATATACCAAGCTAAAGGTAATTTGCCCGTGATGGTAGCTGCGATACACAGGTTCAGTTTCAAAAAAGTCAAGTGTATCATGCATCCACCCCATCATCCATTTCATGTCAAAGCCTAAACCTCCTGCATGAGTCGGGCTAGTTACTCCCGGCCATGCTGTTGATTCTTCAGCTACTGTGAACACGTCAGGATAGTATTCATGTACTGCATCATTAAACTCTTTTAAAAAGCTGATTACTTCCAGGTTCTCTCGCCCACCAAACTCGTTAGGTATCCACTCACCTTCTTTACGTGAATAATCCAGATAAAGCATGGAGGCCACAGCATCTACACGCAAACCATCAATGTGGTATTTATCTAACCAGTATAAAGCATTTGAGATTAAAAAAGCGCGCACCTCATTGCGGCAATAATTGAATATCAAACTTTTCCAATCAGGATGAAATCCTTTACGTGGGTCAGGGTATTCGTACAAATGCGTTCCATCAAAGTACCCTAAGCCATGCTCATCTGTTGGAAAGTGTGAGGGTACCCAATCTAGAATTACTCCAATGCCTGCTTCATGTAATTGGTCAATCAAATACATTAAATCTTGCGGTGTACCATAACGGCTGGATGGTGCGAAGTATCCGGTAATCTGGTACCCCCACGAACCATAAAAAGGGTGTTCCATTACCGGCATAAACTCCACATGCGTAAAGTTCATTTGCTTACAATAAGCAGTCAGTTCAATGGCCATTTCCCGATAAGTCATAAACCGGCTATCAGGGTCTGTTACCCTACGCCATGACCCTAAATGTATTTCGTATATAGAAATTGGCTTTTTTAAAGCAGAACCTTGTGAACGATTACTCATCCAGGTTTTATCGGCCCATGTGTAGCTTATATCAGCCGTTACCGTTGCTGTATGGGGTGGTGTTTCCCACTGGAACGCGTATGGATCACCTTTTTCAACTTGATAACCATTGTTCGATTCAATAAAGTACTTATAATATTCTCCAGCAGCTATATTCGGTATAAATGTTTCCCAAATAC
This region includes:
- a CDS encoding undecaprenyl-phosphate glucose phosphotransferase → MQNRYLYTLRFVLGGVDFVCINIVFLMAYYFTSQIQHHFVLTNYLQLLIANNLLWVISASCLHLYHKKTVFSSKTLFALRWKCGVMHVLWLGTIILMTNQLQAVYLFLLLLCLLLNLHLIFSQLSYHIVEPLLKQRFKFKKPIALLGITPNSAQLASFLKSKNAKYNLNRFLDEHECLMMDETPVSLADTREQIRKAADNGINEVYVALTPDRRMADIEELIKEAHNQCIRLCLVPDYSYSFTKNTLSAINPHAARIEEMQSRFIKRLFDLVFSSMVIIFILSWLYPILALIIKCQSPGPVLFKQLRSGRNNDEFWCYKFRSMRVNQTADQKQASKNDDRITPFGRFLRKSSLDELPQFFNVFLGDMSVVGPRPHMLKHTEQYRNLIDRYMARHYLKPGITGWAQVNGYRGETKEIPQMKKRVDYDLWYLDNWSVTLDVKIIYLTVANIINGEENAY
- the fcl gene encoding GDP-L-fucose synthase gives rise to the protein MEKGAKIYIAGHRGMVGSAIVRKLQAEGYQHLITRTSSELDLRNQQQVQDFFAREQPEYVFLAAAKVGGIVANNTYRGEFLYDNLQIQNNIIHASYLQGVKKLMFLGSSCIYPKLAPQPLKEAYLLTGLLEETNEPYAIAKIAGIKLCDAYRAQYGCNYISVMPTNLYGYNDNYHPQNSHVLPAMIRRFHEAKEQGLQEVVIWGTGTPRREFLFADDLAAACYYLMEHYNEPGLVNIGTGEDISIRELAELVSQVVGYEGSISLDTSKPDGAPRKLMDVSKLHEWGWHHTIELPQGIQLAYQDFLLKQKEKEDLPA
- the gmd gene encoding GDP-mannose 4,6-dehydratase, which encodes MKKAIVTGITGQDGAYLTELLLEKGYEVHGIKRRSSLFNTDRIDHLYQDPHEGNPRMVLHFGDLSDSTNLIRIIQQVQPDEIYNLGAMSHVKVSFDTPEYTANADGIGTLRILEAVRLLGLTEKTRIYQASTSELYGLVQAVPQSETTPFYPRSPYAVAKLYGYWITVNYREAYNMYACNGILFNHESPLRGETFVTRKITRAVAKIAMGLQDKLYLGNLDAQRDWGHAKDYVEAMYLILQQEKPEDFVIATGVTTRVREFVRLAFERVGIEVTFRGEGASEKGYVVSCTNPDYQIEEGTEVVAVDPKYFRPTEVDLLIGDPTKSQTQLGWKPKYDLQALVSEMVDADVELFQKEKLLKDSGYKIKNQYE
- a CDS encoding WecB/TagA/CpsF family glycosyltransferase translates to MAEKDETFKAALMESDVLLPDGVGITVASSFLNRQNIKKIAGADFHHYMLEKMNEQSGSCFYLGSSENTLSKIRERIKEEYPNIRVETYSPPYKPEFTEQDSNDMIAAVNNFQPDVLFIGMTAPKQEKWIHAHKALLNTKVIGSIGAVFDFYAGTIERPPSIWIRFGLEWLGRLVAEPKRMWKRYLYYGPAFVMLLVKNKTKQTFKSNP
- a CDS encoding glycosyltransferase family 4 protein, whose amino-acid sequence is MDTQINVIMINEGFYKHGDIARGIEAFIAFNNYQPSAQLHLYGAGCGVGQDVDLWCKKSNIQAPIYFHGEVSSYELKIALNSAKVFLHTSLEKPCPTALIEAMALGVPVIAGKHRGEVSSVLKNGGGELVNVKKVNEITLALLHLALPNYHQQVSNKAREVAVQLFSDRVFNQYLNIYKQQALSA
- a CDS encoding UpxY family transcription antiterminator, yielding MKTVDSTYKLKAIERRWMVVYTRSKWEKKVDRLLSDQGIASYCPVVKSQRKWADRTKIVEMPLFNSYVFVYATLQEQNTILQTPGVLNFVVHCNKPVLLENTEITRIHSIVKDYVDIETVNLNLLNVGNNVKINNGPLLNHYGKVVQLQGKSVLMVMEKLGCALIVKVPYDHVIGNTSTNLITAKA
- a CDS encoding helix-turn-helix transcriptional regulator, with protein sequence MNKHYGQIVERIIRRNGYSISELARLMNVNRRSVYNWFNQKRLKSDIIYRISTVLNYDFSVEFPELFTSEDFHKNNNEVKSQKNDVESSEDQSSQIKWKDKYITLLERYNELLANNLNVNSRKL
- a CDS encoding single-stranded DNA-binding protein, with the protein product MLNNNGINRIYVVGNLLENAINNVSSSHADVVQFPLLITESYVKQGVKKEFEQVFDIMIPRSALYTNIENFVKGRMIHLEGRIQTHSVIDQQGTKSYITQILAHKYSFLN
- the glgB gene encoding 1,4-alpha-glucan branching protein GlgB: MEDYKIEDGLQTAEETPWFSLFSDFDITLFKAGKHYQLYNKLGAHQVEHQGKKGTYFAVWAPNAKYVSVVGNFNAWQRNDHPMQVRWDESGIWETFIPNIAAGEYYKYFIESNNGYQVEKGDPYAFQWETPPHTATVTADISYTWADKTWMSNRSQGSALKKPISIYEIHLGSWRRVTDPDSRFMTYREMAIELTAYCKQMNFTHVEFMPVMEHPFYGSWGYQITGYFAPSSRYGTPQDLMYLIDQLHEAGIGVILDWVPSHFPTDEHGLGYFDGTHLYEYPDPRKGFHPDWKSLIFNYCRNEVRAFLISNALYWLDKYHIDGLRVDAVASMLYLDYSRKEGEWIPNEFGGRENLEVISFLKEFNDAVHEYYPDVFTVAEESTAWPGVTSPTHAGGLGFDMKWMMGWMHDTLDFFETEPVYRSYHHGQITFSLVYAFSEKFVLPLSHDEVVYGKHSLIDKMPGDRWQKFANLRLLYSYMYGHPGAKLIFMGGEFAQHHEWQHDYSLDWHESQDAHHQGIQKLITDLNKLYQEYPALYENNFSPNGFEWLDADDSKNSVISWIRKGENQDEQLILVANLTPVVRENYRIGVPQVGIYTEVFNSDNLKYGGSDVLNEPALESYPIPLHGKKNSILLILPPLALVAIKYKAGYEWLY